A window from Sinanaerobacter sp. ZZT-01 encodes these proteins:
- the alr gene encoding alanine racemase: MELLRDTVVQVDLDAIRENMREIHTLIGKEVSIMAVIKANGYGHGAIGIAPALIKENAAYLAVATLTEALELREAYHDYPIFILGHTPDHLLPYIIEKNITQTIVSFKQASLLNDLAKQAHKKPKVHLKVDTGFHRLGMSNVHELNKICQLDSITIEGIFSHLALVNKQENDLQYNRFLAVIDELEKGGASFRYKHIADSISAVDFPKYHMNMIRPGALIYGLKGFHTGFLPLQQALTFLTRISQIHEIKKGDGVGYDYLWKAEKDTRIATLPFGYADGYPRNLRGKGYVLIHSVRCPIIGVICMDQCMVDLTDVPNAKEGDSAIIYGDGADSAMDIEEAAKLAGTNKNEIVSRIANRPPRIYLSK, encoded by the coding sequence GTGGAATTGCTCAGAGATACCGTCGTACAAGTCGATTTGGATGCAATCAGAGAAAACATGAGGGAGATTCATACGCTGATTGGAAAAGAAGTTTCGATAATGGCCGTGATCAAGGCAAACGGATATGGTCATGGGGCAATTGGAATTGCTCCGGCTCTGATAAAAGAGAATGCCGCTTATCTGGCCGTCGCTACATTAACAGAGGCCTTGGAGCTTCGCGAAGCGTATCACGATTATCCGATATTTATTTTAGGTCACACTCCTGACCATCTGCTGCCATATATCATTGAAAAGAACATTACACAGACAATTGTCTCTTTTAAGCAAGCTTCTCTTCTCAATGACTTGGCAAAACAAGCTCACAAAAAACCAAAGGTTCATCTAAAGGTAGATACTGGATTTCACCGCTTAGGTATGTCAAACGTTCATGAACTGAATAAAATCTGCCAGCTTGATTCAATAACAATTGAAGGCATTTTCTCTCACCTTGCCCTTGTCAACAAGCAGGAAAATGATCTGCAATATAACCGTTTTCTTGCTGTGATTGATGAACTGGAAAAGGGCGGGGCTTCCTTCCGCTACAAACATATCGCTGACAGTATTTCTGCGGTCGATTTTCCAAAGTATCATATGAATATGATCCGTCCCGGTGCTTTGATTTATGGTCTGAAAGGCTTTCACACTGGTTTTCTTCCATTGCAACAAGCACTTACGTTTCTTACACGAATTTCTCAAATTCATGAGATAAAAAAAGGAGATGGCGTTGGCTATGATTATTTATGGAAGGCGGAAAAGGATACCAGGATCGCTACACTTCCATTTGGATATGCAGATGGCTATCCTAGAAATTTAAGAGGAAAAGGTTATGTGCTGATTCACAGTGTCCGCTGCCCGATTATCGGGGTAATCTGCATGGATCAATGCATGGTTGATTTAACTGATGTTCCCAATGCTAAGGAAGGTGATTCTGCAATCATCTACGGCGACGGAGCTGATTCCGCTATGGACATTGAGGAGGCAGCAAAGCTGGCAGGAACAAACAAAAATGAAATTGTATCCCGAATCGCAAACCGTCCGCCGCGTATTTACCTTTCTAAATAA
- a CDS encoding M20 family metallopeptidase codes for MNIENQIDAILEEIITIRRDFHKHPELSEQEKQTAEKISTYLHSWNIPHQIGVAGYGIVASVTGTKEASIKQAFPAIAIRADMDALPICEKVEIPHRSVAEGVMHACGHDIHMATLLGTARILQSLRSEFHGTVKFFFQPAEETIGGAERMIAAGCMENPKIEAVIGLHVAPSIPSGAIEFCRGRMNAASTEFSIRVEGVSSHGAHPDDGVDAILAASHIVTALQSIVSRNLSPTNSGVLSIGQFHAGTKNNILPPYADLKGIIRTFDKATQVYMKQQLEQIAVSTAQAFGATASVDFHDSYPALINNDLLGSILESAALQHFNQEQLFLLSEPSMGAEDFSYFANASKGIYFNLGTKRESSEKPQALHSEWYDPDDSCIRSGMLMEVAAAFALLNYEKKPSATDRRK; via the coding sequence ATGAACATAGAAAATCAAATTGATGCCATTTTGGAGGAAATCATTACAATTCGGAGAGACTTTCACAAGCACCCCGAGCTTTCAGAACAAGAAAAACAAACGGCAGAAAAAATCAGCACTTATCTCCACAGCTGGAATATACCACATCAAATAGGCGTCGCAGGTTATGGTATTGTAGCATCCGTGACCGGTACAAAAGAAGCTTCCATAAAGCAGGCATTCCCTGCGATTGCAATTCGTGCTGACATGGATGCGCTTCCGATCTGCGAAAAGGTGGAAATACCTCACCGCTCTGTAGCAGAAGGGGTTATGCATGCCTGCGGCCATGATATCCATATGGCTACTCTGTTAGGAACTGCTCGTATTTTGCAGAGCCTGCGCTCCGAATTTCATGGTACAGTAAAATTCTTTTTTCAACCGGCAGAAGAAACCATCGGGGGAGCAGAGCGGATGATCGCAGCAGGATGTATGGAAAATCCCAAAATAGAAGCGGTGATCGGACTGCATGTTGCTCCATCCATTCCAAGTGGCGCAATCGAGTTTTGCCGAGGCAGAATGAACGCTGCGTCAACAGAATTTTCTATTCGTGTTGAAGGTGTTTCAAGTCATGGAGCACATCCAGATGATGGTGTCGATGCAATCTTAGCAGCTTCCCACATTGTAACAGCATTGCAGAGTATTGTCAGCCGCAACCTATCACCGACCAATTCGGGCGTCTTAAGCATAGGGCAGTTCCATGCAGGTACAAAAAATAACATTCTTCCACCATACGCTGACTTAAAAGGTATCATCCGTACATTTGATAAAGCAACACAAGTCTATATGAAACAACAGTTAGAGCAAATTGCTGTAAGTACTGCGCAAGCTTTTGGAGCAACCGCATCAGTGGATTTTCATGACAGCTACCCGGCATTGATTAACAATGATCTGCTTGGAAGCATATTGGAATCTGCTGCTCTGCAACACTTCAATCAAGAGCAGCTATTCCTCCTTTCCGAGCCCAGCATGGGCGCTGAGGATTTTTCTTATTTTGCAAATGCTTCTAAAGGAATTTATTTTAATCTGGGAACTAAGAGGGAGAGCAGCGAAAAACCACAGGCTCTTCACAGTGAATGGTATGATCCGGATGATTCTTGTATCCGCTCCGGTATGCTCATGGAAGTAGCCGCTGCATTTGCATTACTGAATTATGAAAAAAAGCCAAGTGCTACCGATAGGAGGAAATAA
- a CDS encoding dipeptidase, with product MENTMRMIDLHCDTLLNCYRDGQCELLDNPGHISLRKMKEGGALAQFFAIYISRNEMKTMDPYEIFQEVYKVYQIELEKNKDLILPAYCAADIQKNIELNKMSALLSIEDGVVLSDQMERVEEFYQKGVRLLTLTWNFENTIGFPCSKDEKAHQMGLKPFGIHVVEEMNRLGMLIDVSHLSEGGFYDVAKYSKKPFVASHSCARALCNHQRNLTDEQLKTLGEKGGVVGVNFCASFLKEGASRSMIDDIVAHTVYMADKAGVESIGFGSDFDGIDDELEMKDYSGYLMLLNALSKHFKAVELDKICNGNAMRIIKDCL from the coding sequence ATGGAGAATACGATGAGAATGATTGATCTGCATTGCGATACGTTATTGAATTGCTATCGTGATGGCCAGTGTGAACTGCTTGATAATCCAGGGCACATCAGCCTGAGAAAGATGAAAGAAGGGGGGGCGCTTGCACAATTCTTTGCAATCTACATATCCCGTAATGAGATGAAAACCATGGATCCCTATGAAATCTTTCAAGAGGTTTACAAAGTTTACCAGATAGAATTGGAAAAAAATAAGGATCTTATTTTACCGGCTTACTGTGCAGCGGATATACAAAAAAACATAGAATTAAATAAAATGTCTGCACTTCTTTCCATTGAAGACGGGGTTGTGCTCAGCGATCAAATGGAACGAGTAGAAGAGTTCTACCAGAAAGGTGTGCGCCTTTTAACGCTCACATGGAACTTTGAAAATACAATCGGGTTTCCTTGCAGTAAGGATGAAAAAGCACATCAAATGGGGTTAAAACCCTTTGGTATTCATGTGGTAGAAGAGATGAACCGCTTGGGAATGCTGATTGATGTATCCCATCTGTCTGAAGGTGGTTTTTATGATGTAGCAAAGTATTCCAAGAAACCGTTTGTTGCTTCACATTCCTGTGCACGTGCTTTATGCAATCATCAGAGAAATTTAACGGATGAACAATTAAAAACTTTGGGAGAGAAAGGCGGCGTAGTCGGTGTAAATTTCTGTGCTTCCTTCTTAAAGGAAGGTGCCAGCCGTTCTATGATTGACGACATCGTTGCACATACGGTATATATGGCGGATAAAGCCGGTGTGGAAAGCATTGGATTCGGCTCTGATTTTGACGGCATTGATGATGAGCTTGAAATGAAGGATTATTCTGGATATTTAATGCTGTTAAATGCTTTAAGCAAGCATTTTAAAGCAGTGGAACTAGATAAAATCTGCAATGGCAACGCTATGCGTATCATAAAAGACTGCTTATAG
- a CDS encoding nucleoside recognition domain-containing protein produces the protein MMNFIWVGLVAIAVIAGIFTGNITAVQEALFSFAGTAVDIVIGLVGVMVFFTGFMSVMEKAGLCEKLGKVIGPVMRLLFPDVPVDHPAMSSMALYFAANILGIGNAATPFGLKAMADLQTLNKTKHIATDAQCMLLAISTTSITLIPVTVLALRSAVQVEGAAEIVGPVILATTISTIVGIGATIILKRTKKYKLENIIEKERAAGTLEINEDYVGNDPIKL, from the coding sequence ATGATGAATTTTATTTGGGTGGGACTAGTGGCCATCGCAGTAATTGCCGGAATTTTCACGGGAAATATCACGGCAGTTCAAGAAGCTTTATTTAGTTTCGCAGGTACAGCAGTAGACATTGTAATTGGTTTGGTAGGTGTTATGGTCTTTTTCACAGGATTTATGTCTGTTATGGAAAAAGCAGGGCTCTGTGAAAAATTAGGAAAGGTAATCGGGCCGGTTATGCGTCTGTTATTCCCTGACGTGCCGGTAGACCATCCGGCTATGAGTTCTATGGCTTTGTATTTTGCTGCTAATATCTTAGGTATCGGAAATGCAGCAACTCCATTTGGATTAAAAGCAATGGCCGATTTACAGACATTGAATAAGACGAAGCATATCGCAACAGATGCACAATGTATGCTTCTTGCTATCAGCACAACGTCAATTACTTTAATTCCAGTAACGGTATTGGCATTGCGTTCTGCAGTACAAGTAGAAGGTGCTGCAGAGATTGTAGGACCGGTTATCTTAGCTACGACGATTTCCACAATTGTCGGAATAGGAGCTACAATCATTCTCAAGAGAACAAAAAAGTATAAGCTGGAAAACATCATTGAGAAAGAAAGAGCTGCCGGTACTTTGGAAATTAATGAAGATTATGTCGGAAATGATCCAATTAAATTATAA
- a CDS encoding spore maturation protein, translating into MTEVLNVISTYAIPLILLVIPVYALAKGVKVYSVFTEGAKEGLKVSVMIIPYLVCMLCAIGMFRASGAMDWLVDIINPVTNLIGLPGEVLPMGIMRSFSGGGAEGMMSDLLTTYGTQSQIGRIASVALGSTETTFYVVAVYFGCVGITNVRHSIISGLLGDLASLIAATVIVNVMWF; encoded by the coding sequence ATGACAGAGGTTTTAAATGTAATTTCTACATATGCAATACCGTTAATACTTTTAGTGATACCTGTGTATGCATTGGCGAAAGGCGTAAAAGTTTATTCCGTATTTACAGAAGGCGCAAAAGAAGGATTAAAAGTTTCCGTAATGATTATCCCGTATCTGGTATGTATGCTTTGTGCAATCGGTATGTTCCGTGCTTCGGGAGCTATGGATTGGTTGGTAGATATTATTAATCCGGTTACAAACTTGATCGGTCTGCCTGGAGAAGTTCTGCCGATGGGCATCATGCGTTCTTTCTCCGGCGGCGGTGCAGAAGGTATGATGAGTGATCTTCTTACAACATATGGAACACAAAGCCAGATCGGAAGAATTGCTTCCGTAGCTCTGGGTTCTACAGAAACCACGTTTTACGTTGTTGCAGTATATTTCGGATGCGTCGGTATTACCAATGTAAGACACTCCATTATTTCCGGATTGTTAGGAGACTTGGCATCTTTAATTGCTGCTACCGTTATCGTAAATGTTATGTGGTTTTAA
- a CDS encoding LD-carboxypeptidase gives MKYPKKLEPGATLGLVCPSSRISEERERECKNVLEALGYRVKLADNLTVDYAGYMAGDGDVRGKWINAMFSDPEVDAIFCVRGGDGGSRVMDYVDFDLIRANPKIFVGYSDVTSLHNAITKECGFVTFHGPMVSSNMVANFDEETKESFFKALNADASYTFQNPKGYEIGVLKEGKACGELIGGNLSLLSASIGTFYEMDTKGKILFIEEVQEPMSRIEKLTYHLRNSGKLKDCAGILLGQFTDCLNKEDPSYTELELYKDALKNLDIPVIYNIQSGHGYPMMTLPMGGVCTLDTQNKKIEFAAPER, from the coding sequence ATGAAGTATCCAAAAAAATTAGAACCGGGAGCAACGCTTGGGTTGGTTTGCCCGAGCTCCCGCATTTCAGAAGAAAGAGAACGGGAGTGCAAGAACGTTTTGGAAGCGCTTGGCTACCGTGTAAAACTGGCCGATAATTTAACGGTTGATTATGCCGGATATATGGCCGGAGATGGAGATGTTCGGGGAAAATGGATCAATGCCATGTTTTCAGATCCTGAAGTGGATGCGATTTTCTGCGTCAGAGGAGGAGACGGCGGAAGCCGGGTTATGGACTATGTAGACTTTGACTTAATTCGGGCCAATCCCAAGATTTTTGTCGGCTACAGTGATGTTACAAGTCTGCACAATGCAATTACAAAAGAGTGTGGATTCGTGACGTTTCATGGACCGATGGTTTCTTCCAACATGGTAGCGAATTTTGATGAAGAGACAAAAGAAAGCTTCTTTAAAGCGCTGAATGCAGATGCTTCGTATACGTTTCAGAATCCGAAAGGATATGAAATCGGAGTATTAAAAGAAGGAAAAGCATGCGGTGAACTAATTGGAGGAAACCTATCCCTCCTTTCTGCCTCTATAGGTACCTTTTATGAAATGGATACAAAGGGGAAAATTTTATTTATTGAAGAGGTACAGGAGCCTATGAGTCGAATTGAAAAGCTAACGTACCATCTTCGAAATTCCGGGAAATTAAAGGATTGTGCAGGAATTCTTTTGGGACAGTTTACAGACTGTTTAAATAAAGAAGACCCTTCTTATACGGAGTTAGAACTTTACAAAGATGCATTAAAAAATTTAGATATTCCTGTTATATACAACATTCAATCTGGGCATGGATATCCGATGATGACTTTACCGATGGGCGGTGTTTGTACATTGGATACGCAAAATAAAAAAATCGAATTTGCAGCTCCAGAGAGGTAA
- the dapF gene encoding diaminopimelate epimerase, translating to MQFTKMQGAGNDFIVMNNIELKLPLEKFPQMARRLCQRGLSIGGNALMVVDQPTAGGDFKMRFYNADGSVAEMCGNGARCIARYAYESKLAGESMKIETEAGDVFAWRKSKRFYKIKLNTPEVVRLDYPVEVDGKRYECSYVELGNPGLPHAVVRLDAFQEMPHEELFQLGSQLRWHSAFPKGANVNFYKIVSEDHILEKTFERGVEDFTLACGTGSGSVVSVLALQGKVSGKNIKLTVPGGELFVDALIENGCVESLYLTGDTNIVAAGEILDEDLLL from the coding sequence ATGCAATTTACAAAAATGCAGGGTGCAGGAAATGATTTTATTGTTATGAATAACATAGAATTAAAGCTTCCGCTGGAAAAGTTTCCGCAAATGGCTAGACGCCTCTGCCAGAGAGGCTTGTCCATTGGAGGAAATGCACTTATGGTCGTGGATCAGCCAACGGCAGGCGGCGATTTCAAAATGCGTTTTTATAATGCAGACGGAAGTGTTGCTGAAATGTGTGGAAACGGTGCACGTTGTATTGCACGGTATGCTTATGAAAGTAAACTTGCCGGTGAAAGCATGAAAATTGAAACCGAAGCGGGCGATGTATTTGCATGGAGGAAAAGCAAACGGTTTTATAAAATAAAGCTGAATACCCCCGAAGTGGTTCGGCTGGACTATCCGGTTGAAGTAGATGGGAAACGTTATGAATGTTCTTATGTAGAGCTGGGAAATCCCGGATTGCCCCATGCAGTTGTTCGATTGGATGCATTTCAAGAAATGCCGCATGAAGAACTGTTTCAATTGGGAAGCCAGCTTCGTTGGCACAGTGCGTTTCCAAAGGGAGCTAACGTAAATTTTTATAAAATCGTTTCGGAAGACCATATTTTAGAAAAGACTTTTGAAAGAGGTGTCGAGGACTTTACTTTGGCTTGCGGTACCGGTTCAGGCTCTGTCGTTTCTGTTTTGGCATTACAAGGTAAGGTAAGCGGTAAAAACATAAAGCTGACCGTACCCGGCGGAGAATTGTTTGTGGATGCTCTGATTGAAAATGGATGTGTCGAGTCGCTGTATTTAACAGGAGATACAAATATCGTAGCGGCTGGTGAAATCCTTGACGAAGACCTTCTTCTATAA
- a CDS encoding VanZ family protein produces the protein MFHYISYAASYLIPGFIVTGLFLIFYEIYLHKQNLDRDPSKRFLFLLLGGYLTFLFSLTISPIFGFSFSEIGTDLNLVPLDVKDTIATNPLQFWGNIFIFVPFGTLLVLISKKCRNLFLTLFLGAQLSFFIELIQLFEKRGTDIDDIILNVIGTFLGYILGRILTQFLPKKTHLKPNSFFKRPDLKSFYILTLLTVTTVFFIGFTQIEDKPPFSNTPVVQEASLSSKPSYSENPIQTEIEAQNAILWNTNTNTILFDKASEDKIAPASTTKMLTALTALDYSNLEDEVLIGDEIHYISEDASRAWLLSGDRLTMRQLLVALLLPSGNDAAYSVGVYTGRKIAGNDSLSIDEALSVFMEAMNQKAAQLGAADSNFIRPDGYDAADQFSTAHDLACIAIEFCKSKELLEIAGSHSISNVWCNGKDVTYYNSNELINPQSPYFDADVIGIKTGTSVDAGYCLISAEIRNNEQYICVVMNSTQEGRWKDSLALLQATP, from the coding sequence ATGTTTCACTATATATCATACGCTGCAAGCTACTTAATTCCCGGATTCATAGTAACCGGGCTATTTTTAATTTTTTATGAAATTTATTTGCATAAACAGAATCTTGATCGAGATCCAAGCAAGCGATTTTTATTTTTATTACTCGGTGGTTATTTAACCTTCCTATTTTCACTGACTATATCCCCTATTTTTGGCTTTTCTTTTTCTGAAATCGGAACGGATCTCAATTTGGTTCCTTTGGACGTAAAAGATACGATAGCAACAAATCCACTTCAATTTTGGGGTAATATCTTTATATTTGTGCCATTTGGAACGCTCTTAGTTCTTATATCAAAAAAGTGCCGAAATTTATTTCTCACTCTTTTTCTAGGTGCACAACTATCTTTTTTTATTGAATTGATTCAGCTTTTTGAAAAAAGAGGGACGGATATCGATGACATTATTTTAAATGTAATCGGAACATTTTTGGGTTATATTCTCGGACGGATTCTAACGCAGTTTCTACCGAAAAAAACTCACTTAAAACCTAATTCTTTTTTTAAGCGCCCTGACCTTAAAAGCTTTTATATTCTCACGCTGCTTACCGTTACCACAGTTTTTTTCATTGGCTTTACGCAAATAGAAGACAAGCCGCCTTTCAGCAACACACCTGTTGTACAAGAAGCATCGCTGTCTTCCAAGCCATCCTACAGTGAGAATCCAATTCAAACAGAGATTGAAGCGCAAAATGCAATTTTGTGGAACACCAATACCAATACCATTCTATTTGATAAAGCGAGTGAGGATAAAATTGCACCAGCAAGCACCACTAAGATGCTTACTGCACTGACAGCCCTAGATTACAGCAATCTAGAAGACGAAGTGTTAATCGGAGACGAAATTCATTATATATCAGAAGACGCTTCCAGAGCCTGGCTCCTTTCAGGAGACCGCTTGACAATGAGGCAGCTTCTCGTTGCACTGCTTTTACCTTCCGGAAATGACGCTGCCTATTCGGTTGGTGTATACACGGGCAGAAAAATTGCAGGGAATGATTCTCTCTCTATTGATGAAGCACTTTCCGTTTTTATGGAAGCGATGAATCAAAAAGCTGCCCAACTAGGGGCAGCTGATTCCAATTTTATCAGGCCAGACGGTTATGATGCAGCGGATCAGTTCTCCACTGCTCACGATCTGGCGTGCATCGCTATTGAATTTTGTAAATCAAAAGAGCTTCTTGAAATTGCAGGCAGTCACTCTATCTCAAATGTTTGGTGTAATGGCAAGGATGTTACTTACTATAACAGCAACGAACTGATCAATCCGCAAAGTCCCTATTTTGATGCAGATGTCATCGGAATAAAAACAGGAACCAGCGTAGATGCGGGCTATTGTCTCATCTCTGCTGAAATTCGTAACAATGAACAATATATTTGTGTAGTCATGAACAGCACACAGGAAGGCAGGTGGAAGGACAGCTTAGCTCTGCTGCAAGCTACTCCTTGA